The region AGTGGATAAAATCTTCGGTGAACTTCTGCTCATCAATTTCATGGAACGTCAGCGGACCATCGCTGGGGCGTTTTCCGAGACCATACACCTTGACTGGTCGATCGCACGACTTGAGAAGTTGCAGCGTATCGTCGGTGGTTGCCTTTCGCACGTACGAGAGGATGTAACCTTCTTCCGACGGCGTGGCGTTGCACACGTCGGGGCGGAGCAGGGGGCCGACCTGAACCACATCCTTGTAACCCGGCCGAAGCTCAGGGGTGAAGAACGACGATACGACCGTCGACTGCTTCTCGACATGATGCGCCTTGACGACAAACCCCATCGCCCACGCATACCACTGCAAACTGGCCGGAAGCGACGATAAGTCGTACGCCAACAGAAAGTCTTGATGGTTCAAGCTGACGACCGGAATCTCGCACGCTTTGCCTGCTTTGGGCAAGATCGGCTCGAAGTCGGAGACGATCAAGTCAGGCTTTTCTGCTTTGAGGATCTCCGACGTTTCGCGAACATTCCGTCGCAATTGCCCCAGGAACTTGAGCCCTTGATAGATCGACTTGGATAAATCCAAGCGACGTTTGGTGTAATAAAACTTCAAGCCCGGCAAACGGCGAACTTCCACTCCAGGAAAGTCTGAAGTGTTATAAATCGGGGCGAGGAAGTCGTATGCTTCATTCGGAGCGAACAAAACCAACTCGTGCTCGTGACGAAGATGCTCCGTCATCGTACGAACTCGGGCTGCGTGTCCGCGCCCTTCACCCGACATGCTGTAAAAGATTTTCGCCATGGTAGTTGGGAAGAATCCTTTAGGCGAAACGACTTGAGCATGCTCCTCATGCCTATCAAGTCC is a window of Bremerella sp. TYQ1 DNA encoding:
- a CDS encoding glycosyltransferase family protein; this translates as MAKIFYSMSGEGRGHAARVRTMTEHLRHEHELVLFAPNEAYDFLAPIYNTSDFPGVEVRRLPGLKFYYTKRRLDLSKSIYQGLKFLGQLRRNVRETSEILKAEKPDLIVSDFEPILPKAGKACEIPVVSLNHQDFLLAYDLSSLPASLQWYAWAMGFVVKAHHVEKQSTVVSSFFTPELRPGYKDVVQVGPLLRPDVCNATPSEEGYILSYVRKATTDDTLQLLKSCDRPVKVYGLGKRPSDGPLTFHEIDEQKFTEDFIHCDALIGAAGNQSLGEAIYLGKPVLALPESSHHEQMINSHFLKEMGVGSWTAIESFAKSNLVSFLDGISKFRENLAAYRGQTNGNPPALAAIRRHLPSATLV